The genomic stretch aaaaattttaaaaaggatGAAAGCAGTTGTGAGCAATGACCCCTACAGCATTTTTTGTACAGGGAGGGAAGAAAAGACAGAAAAAGAATACCAGCAATAGACCAATTCATCAACTGGTGAAGTCCATGCAACTCTTGCTTTTCCATTCTATGGGATGTTGACAACCAGACCATCAAAGATGATAAGCCAACCAAAATGATCTATTTCaagataaaaatatcaaaactaaTTATGTACTtgggaaaatattatttaagtactctgaaataaaaacacattaatGCTTTCACCAACCTGTAAGTGAAAGAGCAATGGAAATCTTAGCGTCCTTAAATCATGAGCAAGGAGACCAAGCCAATATTTATTATCTTTAGCATGCAATTGCAGGTATTGAGCAACTCCACCGATCAAAATAATCATCAGCCCACCAGTGATTCTATACATACAATAATGCTTAAGATCACAATCAGCAAATGTACAAAAATCCAATACTAGTTTTCAGGCTTTCAGCAgtcattttatttcaatttacagaataaaatatttaggcTCTTGACATTCTAATGGAGCTTATCAGTGAGCATTGATAGCGGGAATTTGTAACTTTCTAGCAAATATcttcaaagaaaacaaagaaagcACCATCATCAAAATAGTAACAGAGCAAACTAAATCACCATGATTTTGAAATAATGAAACCATTAATGACAATTCTGCAATGCCAAAGGGAAAGAAAGGATATGAAATGGCTTACACCAGTGGAGTATTTTCTGGAATTTCAGGAGGCATGAGAGTAAACACGGATAGAAGCCAGCATGCAAGCCACAAAAAGATAGGTATTCCAGATCTCTGTGGCATCAACTTGAATAGATAAATAGATGAGGTAACCCCCAGAGTTATGAAACACCATGTGTAGATTTTTCTCTCGGTAAAGCTCATCACCTGAGTAAGTACCAGATAGAGTAATTGAAGAGAAGTTCAGGCTTGCATATTTATCACATCTAAACAAGAATATCACTTGAGTGTCTCGGGAAGCCATACCAAGAGTTCAAGAATGAGGATGGAAAAAATACAAGTAGTAATGAGCTTCAAAAAGTAACTACATTTCCTGCCGCCCAAGTATCTCCAGAGTGCTGTAAGAAACTTATACTCGCTAAATATTTGTGTCCAGAGAAATATTGTCATCGCAATATATGCATGATAAAGGGGAGGAGAGTGTTCATAGAGCAGAAGAACACACACTACTCCCATTAGCAGCCCTCCACAAAGATATGCCTACCAAAATGTCAGATCAATGCAAACAGTAAGATAAACATAATCTTAAAATACTTTACCGTCTGCAGTACATAGTTTGGGTAAAGAGCATTTTAGTACTTTCCAAGACAATTGCAAGCAACACCTTAGTTTGCCCATTTTTGTTCTAACACTTAGTCCTGCTACCATACTTCAAGATACGTATTTTTTAGACAACTAGTATGTGTGCGtgcatgtctttttttttttttttttgtgggggNNNNNNNNNNNNNNNNNNNNNNNNNNNNNNNNNNNNNNNNNNNNNNNNNNNNNNNNNNNNNNNNNNNNNNNNNNNNNNNNNNNNNNNNNNNNNNNNNNNNNNNNNNNNNNNNNNNNNNNNNNNNNNNNNNNNNNNNNNNNNNNNNNNNNNNNNNNNNNNNNNNNNNNNNNNNNNNNNNNNNNNNNNNNNNNNNNNNNNNNNNNNNNNNNNNNNNNNNNNNNNNNNNNNNNNNNNNNNNNNNNNNNNNNNNNNNNNNNNNNNNNNNNNNNNNNNNNNNNNNNNNNNNNNNNNNNNNNNNNNNNNNNNNNNNNNNNNNNNNNNNNNNNNNNNNNNNNNNNNNNNNNNNNNNNNNNNNNNNNNNNNNNNNNNNNNNNNNNNNNNNNNNNNNNNNNNNNNNNNNNNNNNNNNNNNNNNNNNNNNNNNNNNNNNNNNNNNNNNNNNNNNNNNNNNNNNNNNNNNNNNNNNNNNNNNNNNNNNNNNNNNNNNNNNNNNNNNNNNNNNNNNNNNNNNNNNNNNNNNNNNNNNNNNNNNNNNNNNNNNNNNNNNNNNNNNNNNNNNNNNNNNNNNNNNNNNNNNNNNNNNNNNNNNNNNNNNNNNNNNNNNNNNNNNNNNNNNNNNNNNNNNNNNNNNNNNNNNNNNNNNNNNNNNNNNNNNNNNNNNNNNNNNNNNNNNNNNNNNNNNNNNNNNNNNNNNNNNNNNNNNNNNNNNNNNNNNNNNNNNNNNNNNNNNNNNNNNNNNNNNNNNNNNNNNNNNNNNNNNNNNNNNNNNNNNNNNNNNNNNNNNNNNNNNNNNNNNNNNNNNNNNNNNNNNNNNNNNNNNNNNNNNNNNNNNNNNNNNNNNNNNNNNNNNNNNNNNNNNNNNNNNNNNNNNNNNNNNNNNNNNNNNNNNNNNNNNNNNNNNNNNNNNNNNNNNNNNNNNNNNNNNNNNNNNNNNNNNNNNNNNNNNNNNNNNNNNNNNNNNNNNNNNNNNNNNNNNNNNNNNNNNNNNNNNNNNNNNNNNNNNNNNNNNNNNNNNNNNNNNNNNNNNNNgggggggggggggggggggtgggggggggtgGAGGCAACCATTTTATAGTTTCacctataatttttttcatgctTCACTATTGCTGAATTCTTCTTGTATCATCATTAGCTCGGAATAACAAAAATTGCAATTCTCAGTGCATATCCCTTTTTGAGACAAAAAAGTAAGCTACATGAGGTGCAAATCACAACTTATGTTGAAAGTAATGATACATGCAGCGCACCAGGATGCAATGGACATGGTAAGCCAAACCAGATGGCTAATGATTAAAACGCACCTGCATTCTACTATTTTCCGTATCTATAATCAGCAGGAGATACAGAGTAATATTCACAGGCAACTCTTTCATTCTCATGTCCCTATTCCCCACCCACTCACAGTTGTCAatcaaaaaacacaaaaaaaataaataaataaaagtttcCAGTCTCAATTACTTCATCACTTTGTCCCCCACTCCCTAGAAAGAACAAGGAAAAGATCCTTGAAGGAGAAGAACAAATTCAGTTACCTTTGGGCTACTTTTCCTCAAGCCAAAGAATTGTTCCTTCCGGAAAATTTTTTCAGGTAAGGAGGTATAAGATTCCAAAACATGTAGTACAATATAGACCATCCAACCAATATAGCCAAGAGTAATTACAGTCATCAACATCAACCAATCATAAGTCTGAAAGTAGTGAAGTCCGCTAAGTGCCAAGCTCCTGAGATCTTCCAACAGCTTCATTGCAGCTTTATAATCTCTGACAGATATCAGATGCTCAATCTCATCCAGTACTAGTGATTGATTGGACAGTGGTTTGAAAGGCTTGAAATTAAGTGAATGCAACTGTTTTAATTCTAGTTATTTGTAAAGGAAAATTTTCAAAGATAACAAATTCATGTTGTAGTTCTTGTGGCcccaaagtaaaacaaaaggaAGGAATAAAAGAATTGGATAGAGTTTCaaagaaatataaatatgagAGGAAGGGCATCATTCAAGAGAATATGAGCTAGTTGCTGGTAAACAATAAACAGGAAAGTAAAGGGTTTGGTTTTACAAAATACATGTGATTCAAAGCAGGAAAAGAAATTAACCaataagtgtgtgtgtgtgtgtgtgtgcgcgcatgCACTATATGCACTAATACAAGGTCCTCATAAAGGATACCAGACTTGCGCAGGAACTGGTTGAGAATTTGTTTCGTATTGGCTAGCACCGCTTCGACTTCATCCCCCTAAATTAAAAGTGTCAAAGTTTAAACTACAGCATTCCGggataaagaaataaaaattttgcaCCAGGTCAAATGGGAAAGGTAGCTCAAAGTTACCAAAACTGACCTCATTAAGTTCAATGTAATCAAGAGGCAAATTGCCAACAGAGTTAATAGGACATGACAAACCAAGAAGAGTTGACTGCACAAAATTTGGAAGGGTAGGGGGGCACATCAGAAATCAAACATTAGGGGTATTGAAACAAGAAAACTTTACACCAAAGAATTCCAAAAAGGACAACCATAAGAGGTGCAATATCAGCTTGATTAACATCCATCCTTGATATACCATTTAGCCCCCACTCTGAAGGTGTTGGTGTATCATGCAAATGCTCATCAACGAACCGAACAGATTTATCGGGATGGTTATTGTGGGAGTCGGGCATGGGATGCCCAATGCCAGCCCCCCAAGCAACAAGCGGAGTATCAGTGTTCGAAGGATGCCCATCTCCATGACTCCCTAAAAAAAAAGCTTACTATTACATGTCAAATTCTAGAAAATGTTGTAGACATCAAAATAAGACTTGGCTGTTCTCAAGGTAATCCAAGACAAGTCAAGGCTATTTGTTCACATTGACagtcaagtttttttttatccCAGTGATGaaacacaataataaaaatGGCCCTTCCTTTACATATAAAAACATATATCTTTCTACCAAAAAAATGGATTAAATGTGCAATCGCATGATCGGCCTGTTATATGATTGTGATgtgaatttgtaaaataaaatactagCACTCATTATCCATAAAATTTTGATGGCAAATAAAGTTACAACCTTTATCACTCATCCCATGATCAGCGGTAAATATATATGCTGTTGAATTATCCTTGAAGTAACTCTGAACAAGATTGTAAACTCTTTCAGCAATACTATCAACAACCTTAACATTATTGAGATATATGGATGAATAAGGTCGATGTGCATGACCATTTGAATCACAACCAAGCAGGTGTAGAAATATAGTAAGCTTATCCTGTTGAAGAAGTTGTTTCAATTCTGGGTCCTCGTTAGACCTATTCAAGAGGCTCTGGAATTGATCAAGTGACCACTCATCCAAAAAAGAAGCATCTGCAGATTATACCATTAGATCAATAAAGATATACCATAAATTATGAGTTTGGAAGCTAGGAGAATATGTATTATTCCTCAATCTCCCATTACTTCGgtgaaaaacaaagaaaatgctATTTCAGctgggacaaaaaaaaaattgcaagtgGGTAGTTCTCATCAACATAAACATAAGAAGTCAGACATTATGACGAACCAGTAGCAAAATCTTCATAATCATGAGGGTAGGAATTCCAAGTGCTATGCGGCAAGGCACCACAGAATATGGGAATAATGTCAGGACTGCCATAAGCAAATGTATGCCGGCTTCTATTAAATACTGAATCAAACTCAACTGGATTTGCCTTCCAACCTGGAATCAAATATAAAGTCATAAAAGTTCccccacaaaaaaaataaaaaaaaaaaaatcagtgtttTAATGAATGGGCACCTTTGGTGACAGCACTAGGATCCTCGTAGAATCCAGCAATTATAGCAACATGTCCAGGCCTAGATTCTGTTGGAGGGCGAGCATGCGATACTCCCCACCGGCCTTGCTCTTTAATCACACTCCTCAAAAATGGCGCTCTATAATTCCCTTCTGAATCAGGCTCAAAAAACTTATCGGCCCGCAATCCATCAGCTGCAAATAACAGTTATCAATCCATTAGCTAATAAAGCAGTAATCTTGAACTCCAGAATCCACAATACGCACACAAATATCTAAGTCCATAAGTCAGCGTATCATCGCGGCAAAGCATCAAACAGTTGGTGTGCGGTACCAATCAAGAGAACGAGACGCTTGGCGGGAGCAGAGTAGCGAGGAGTGACGGGGTCCATGCCGTGAACAATAGGAGTTTTGAAGTAAATGTCGAAGATGCTGAGCATGTAAACTGCGTGCAAAACTATTCCCACAATCACCAGCCATTTCTCTCTCCTTTTGAGCCATTTTTTCCTCTCTGTGACGACGCTTCGCTCTGATCTCTTTCCTTGGACGCCTTTCACTCCTAAGATCCCATCGCCTCTCATTGCTTAACCCTTCTCCGGATTTCAATGTCTCGCCGGATCTCCTAGTAGAAACATGCTCCGACGTGtataaaccttttttttttagtataaatcaCCTTGACCGGCTCCGGTTTTCGAGCTTCCTCTAGGCTCTAATGCtcaattacaattttgttttcatcaaaatgcaaaaatttTCATAAGCtttgttttgtaattttttttttaatactattgactcttacaatgtagtattgttCAAATTTTCTCAATCAACTGAAGTATAAAGAGCCAATGTTCACACTGGGGATCGAAtttgtgacctctcacttgggaggacTACAACTTTGTTTTGTAATTTGGTTATTATCAAGTTAACTAATTGTGttaattaatttgacaataaaatttcattttcagtcttataattatttgggtctttttaattacaatttatgacttttaaaattgttaatttaataccttaattatgtattttatcaattttgattatTCTGGTCAAATTGTTGCCCAAAACTCaccataaaatattaattactcAAATTATGTTTAATTACATGGACAATTTGGTCTTTCTATGTGTAGTCAAAAAATGGAAAGTGAATTTTGACTCTAATCAATAACTTTGCCACGGTACAAAGtactaggggtgtaaacaaatcaaataattttgattcgattcgtgattcgaattcgaatagttatattcgaattcgaatatttcgaatacgaatccgaattcgaatacacattttgattcgaatgttattcaaatccaaatacaaatcaggatagattcgattcgaatagtattcgaatattcgaatatatatatatatatatatatatatatatatatatatatatatatatatatatataaagaaaataaattagtaaagaCATAAACCCTAagctaaaataaaagtgagagcaACCGCTTCAGTTCTTCACCCTTCAGTCTTCCCAATAATcgaaatttttgttatattttatcttaatttattgaaaaatttagaaaaaaaaattaagatagtcatttcgaattcgaatattcgaatcgaatcgaatatattcgaataaattggtcgaatcgaatacgaatcgaAATTTCggattcaaacactaaacaaattcgaattcgaatactaatcaaaataatcgaattcgaatcgaatactaaagtatttgactcgattcgattcgtttacacccctagtacAAACACTTTGCATTCGAAAAACGGAAAGTGAATTTTGATCCTAGTTTAAAGGAACTTTTATAAGCTCAATTCTATAGACTGATAGACATGCATTTTACCGCCTTTATAAACCCTAGACTacacatataattattttttacggAGTATTACACAAGCTTGATGAGAAAGATATTGTCCACCAGAGTAATAATACTTATTTCTCCACCATTatttactcaaaaaataatcaatataatCAATTAGACCTGGTTGGATACTTATTTCTCCACCATTatttactcaaaaaataatcaatataatCAATTAGACCTGGTTGGTGGCCTGTGATTACTGGTCATTAGATTTTCGACGAACTCCAACGAGCCTCCGACCAATTTTCGATGAgtcactggagaaggcaaccaattGACAACCaaattggtcgccttctccaaacGTGACCTGCGACCGAGGCAGACGTTTTGTTGCTGGAAATTGGTCGAAGGCTCATTGGGGTTGGTAAAAACGTTAATGACCTGCaatcacaggtcactaactgatTTATGAACTTCAATGCtctaaaataacatgtttatgaatttaattgcaacctttaaaaatttaagagcctaattatttttttagtaaatttcaagagcctatttgaccattttccctttaataTTCAATTGAAATATTAGTTTTGTCATCCAGTGATTCTCATTTCAAGGATCTCACTCTCTTGGGAGTCAAGAATGGTATACAACAGAAGACAAGTAGGAAACTATCTTTCTGTTTTCCTTAGAGCAAAATAGTGTTTCTACAAGACACCTAGGCAACCGGAAAACAAAATACAGGAAATGCATCTTATCAAATATGATACAACAACAAAGGCCTGTCAAGCAGTCGGCAATGACAAAGAAGGGCAAATTCTTGTTGCATCATCTCATTTTGTCAGGAGTCATAAGGTCTATATAAGATCTTCTTCATCCTGAAAGCTCAAATTCAACGTTTGCAACTTGAAGCCTGAACCTTGTATAATCTCAACCAAACTTGAAGCCACCCCTGTAGCTTGTATTGTTGTTTGCTTTGTTAACTACACACAGAAAATTTCATCAATGCTAAACATGGTAAAACAAACATTCAAAATGCAATACAGATTGCCCCTTCAGGGGACAAGCCTATAAGACAATAGACCATGCTCAAGGGCaacaaataatagaaatatGCAGGCAAGGCACACCCTAGTCCCGACTTCCTAGTCAATTTGGGACAAACCACCAAAGAGGGAAAAACTATCTTTGAGGATTCACCATCAACAAGGTTTGCTGGATGATGATGCCAGAGAAATAGAATTCCTAAGTGATGAGGCATGGCCCGATTTGCAATAAATTCTTTTATTGGGAAGATAGGTTTCTCTTGCATCACTTGTACAATTTAATTATGTGCATTAGGGCTTAAAGAAAGGGAGATCAATTGAAGAAAAGGCTGTCCAAGAATGGTTAGAAGCCCAAAGACCATAATTTTGACACCACTTGCCAAATTGCGATAGCCTAGATTCGCCACTCTCCTAATATGAAATCAATTTGCATAGGCGTCagtattttgaccatatctcaCTAATACGAAGTCGGATTGAAGTGATTCAAGACTCTATGGAAAGCTAAGAAATATGTACAACATTCATGTTTTGAGTTTCCAGAGATCCTAACAATATTGGGGTCAAAATCTAATGTGAAGTTTATACTCGTGCATAGTGGGTCCCTATCTTATGTTTTaagttgttttattttattaactagTTGAATTAATTACTCCTAGCTAGGTTTGAATTAGAGAGGCGTGGGaatgcctataaataccctaaACTTATATTTGTTTTGCATCTTTTGGCTTATTGAATAAACACTTTGTTTCTTATCAATTTGCCTTAAAGACACCTATCTTTCTCTATCATTCTCATGTGGATCTTCTTGCTTGGATTGCTGGTACATTTATTCTCCTTTGATTCGTGGGAAACTAGGGTGTTCTTTACAAAGGTGTTGGATCATTGGTAACCATCCTAGGGGTTCGCATCACTAAGGAAGTACAATGTTAGGTTTCTTatgtaccaaaaaaaacaaaaaggagcAAATGCAGGATAATAACCTACCTAATTCACTAAAGTGGATCCTTTACTTCTTCTTTATGTGTGTGTACACTTGATTAATGAAGAAAAGGCATTGACAAATGATGCATGAGTAATTAAGTTTAAGAACTTCTCTACAAGCCAAGTATCCACAAGAAGATTTTCAGCATTAATGTTTTGCTTTGTTATAGATATGTTTAACATATGATATGTAAGAAAAAGGCAAGTAGCAAAACTCACATCTACACTCGCCAAGCCTTCAAGAACTCGAACTTTGAGATCAGTTATGCCTTCTGTTTCCTGAAGATATATGAATAACCAAAAGGATATATAATAATGCAAGATTCACTAAACTGTGTCATCATTGATATTAGCATTTACTAATGTACTAGGAgtagtattttttcaattgaAATGGTGAAAATTACTTCAAGACACACCAATAAAGAGAATGAGGGTAAAGGAGGTGGAAGGGAAGCAAAGTTTTATGCCAAAGCAAGAATCAGTAGATAGCTCTAAGTTACTTGTGTTCATCCATAATCCATTACAATCTTGAACCGTTATT from Ipomoea triloba cultivar NCNSP0323 chromosome 12, ASM357664v1 encodes the following:
- the LOC115999731 gene encoding GPI ethanolamine phosphate transferase 1; translated protein: MRGDGILGVKGVQGKRSERSVVTERKKWLKRREKWLVIVGIVLHAVYMLSIFDIYFKTPIVHGMDPVTPRYSAPAKRLVLLIADGLRADKFFEPDSEGNYRAPFLRSVIKEQGRWGVSHARPPTESRPGHVAIIAGFYEDPSAVTKGWKANPVEFDSVFNRSRHTFAYGSPDIIPIFCGALPHSTWNSYPHDYEDFATDASFLDEWSLDQFQSLLNRSNEDPELKQLLQQDKLTIFLHLLGCDSNGHAHRPYSSIYLNNVKVVDSIAERVYNLVQSYFKDNSTAYIFTADHGMSDKGSHGDGHPSNTDTPLVAWGAGIGHPMPDSHNNHPDKSVRFVDEHLHDTPTPSEWGLNGISRMDVNQADIAPLMSTLLGLSCPINSVGNLPLDYIELNEGDEVEAVLANTKQILNQFLRKSELKQLHSLNFKPFKPLSNQSLVLDEIEHLISVRDYKAAMKLLEDLRSLALSGLHYFQTYDWLMLMTVITLGYIGWMVYIVLHVLESYTSLPEKIFRKEQFFGLRKSSPKAYLCGGLLMGVVCVLLLYEHSPPLYHAYIAMTIFLWTQIFSEYKFLTALWRYLGGRKCSYFLKLITTCIFSILILELLVMSFTERKIYTWCFITLGVTSSIYLFKLMPQRSGIPIFLWLACWLLSVFTLMPPEIPENTPLVITGGLMIILIGGVAQYLQLHAKDNKYWLGLLAHDLRTLRFPLLFHLQIILVGLSSLMVWLSTSHRMEKQELHGLHQLMNWSIAGFAMVLPLFSAPGLLSRLTSIFIGFAPPFLLLSIGYEALFYGALGLALIGWIFFENANLYISKGKLSTNAIEAVEDGILLSEYDRCLQLSDIRIPLIFMVLFNVAFFGTGNFASIASFEISSVYRFITIFSPFLMAALLIFKLLIPFILVICAFSAMTKLIRIPLLGCYFLVIMCSDVMTIHFFFLVRNTGSWMEIGNSISHFGIVSAQVVFVLLLFALTNIYTKDIKITRTPQKEM